The proteins below come from a single Fodinicola acaciae genomic window:
- a CDS encoding sialidase family protein, with product MNDLDFANVRAEIDQRMAPPMPIEEIARNARRRNRTQAAVGAAAVVAVIALVSSGAYALTHNENKHDPLTGPEYDQPFPAGSRALQTAPVDNTISYALIQAQAGSGKLLLARTSDGGQTWTTHGLPITVPTDPTTGVATLQMSLLVLDQDTIVVESLISHDGGSSWTQRPDFGAPVEKVPDGWVVLSANQIPQVAREHSNTTEPVPIVINPADGGMHGMSSAPKNCYTTYTGQPADGSIWLECRGGTVVSHDRGVTWVPFHVLPQDAGKGTDFTEMSDTEPLVSVDSDDGRNGYAVGITVGPKGKSMLFHTADGGATWQKATAVARMIPAQNGELSNALALADGSFLTGGGTTNTLPLARSTDNGKTFTPLAAPCPTELPVRTATGTYVSFRWSDVGSPKNIWMVSQDGISWKQVPTPPGVQAPTI from the coding sequence ATGAATGACCTCGACTTCGCCAACGTACGCGCGGAAATCGACCAGCGGATGGCGCCGCCCATGCCGATCGAGGAAATCGCGCGCAACGCGCGGCGGCGCAACCGTACGCAGGCCGCGGTCGGCGCTGCCGCGGTCGTGGCTGTCATCGCGTTGGTTTCCAGCGGTGCGTATGCCTTGACGCACAACGAAAACAAGCACGACCCGCTGACCGGCCCCGAGTACGACCAACCGTTTCCCGCCGGATCCAGAGCCCTGCAAACCGCTCCGGTCGACAATACGATCAGCTACGCGCTGATTCAGGCTCAGGCCGGGAGCGGAAAGCTTCTGTTGGCTCGCACGTCCGACGGCGGACAGACCTGGACGACCCACGGGCTGCCGATCACGGTGCCGACGGATCCGACGACCGGGGTGGCCACACTGCAGATGAGCCTCCTGGTCCTGGATCAGGACACGATCGTCGTCGAGTCTCTGATCAGTCATGACGGCGGCAGCAGTTGGACACAGCGGCCGGATTTTGGTGCGCCAGTGGAGAAAGTTCCGGACGGCTGGGTGGTGCTTTCAGCAAACCAGATCCCACAGGTCGCCAGAGAGCATTCCAATACGACCGAACCAGTGCCGATCGTCATCAATCCCGCCGACGGTGGCATGCACGGCATGTCATCCGCGCCGAAGAACTGTTACACAACGTACACCGGTCAACCCGCGGACGGCTCGATCTGGTTGGAGTGCCGCGGCGGCACGGTGGTCAGCCATGACCGCGGTGTGACGTGGGTGCCGTTCCACGTGCTGCCCCAGGACGCCGGCAAGGGCACCGACTTCACCGAGATGTCCGACACCGAGCCGCTCGTCTCGGTGGACAGCGACGACGGACGCAACGGCTACGCGGTCGGCATCACGGTCGGCCCGAAGGGCAAGTCGATGCTGTTCCACACTGCGGACGGTGGTGCGACCTGGCAGAAGGCGACGGCCGTGGCCCGGATGATCCCGGCGCAGAACGGCGAACTGTCCAACGCCCTGGCCCTGGCCGACGGTTCGTTTCTGACCGGTGGTGGTACGACGAACACGCTGCCCTTGGCCCGCAGCACAGACAACGGAAAGACGTTCACGCCACTGGCAGCACCGTGTCCCACCGAGCTTCCGGTGCGTACGGCGACCGGAACGTACGTCTCGTTTCGCTGGAGCGAC
- a CDS encoding sigma-70 family RNA polymerase sigma factor: protein MNSGRAAVEELYRVAYQRLVRSVYGLTGHLGEAQDIVHDAFTIAMSRPHKVRDADDPEAWLRTVALNLARRRFRRRVWMDRFLRKERPPEAVAAPGLDRIAVLAAMKQLPPASRETLGMFYLADLSVEDISKTLGIPTGTVKARLSRGRAALAEILGETDE from the coding sequence GTGAACAGCGGCCGGGCGGCGGTGGAGGAGCTCTATCGGGTCGCCTACCAGCGGCTGGTCCGCAGCGTGTACGGCCTGACCGGCCACCTCGGCGAGGCGCAGGACATCGTGCACGACGCGTTCACCATCGCGATGTCCCGGCCGCACAAGGTGCGCGACGCCGACGACCCGGAAGCCTGGCTGCGTACCGTCGCGCTCAACCTCGCCAGACGGCGGTTTCGCCGGCGTGTGTGGATGGACCGGTTTCTGCGCAAGGAAAGACCGCCGGAGGCGGTCGCCGCGCCGGGCCTCGACCGGATTGCCGTACTCGCCGCGATGAAACAGCTGCCGCCAGCGAGTCGCGAGACGCTCGGCATGTTCTATCTGGCTGACCTCTCCGTCGAAGACATCAGCAAAACCCTCGGGATTCCCACCGGCACCGTGAAAGCGCGGCTGTCGAGAGGACGCGCGGCCCTGGCCGAGATTCTTGGAGAGACGGATGAATGA
- a CDS encoding 50S ribosomal protein bL37: protein MAGPIHAVRPAWDPGGNARRREDDVAKKARKKKARKNKKANHGRRPNS, encoded by the coding sequence ATGGCCGGCCCGATACACGCCGTACGGCCGGCATGGGACCCTGGTGGGAACGCTCGGAGAAGGGAGGACGACGTGGCGAAGAAGGCCCGCAAGAAGAAGGCGCGCAAGAACAAGAAGGCCAACCACGGCCGCAGGCCCAACTCCTGA
- a CDS encoding sensor histidine kinase — protein MSTLRELVKQHSTLTDDDIDHLHRLAADWQLLADLSFADLLLWVSTTDAYLEPAYLCVAHIRPTTGPTAYLHDQVGRLLSVEASAHLVTAATAGRIWREGDPEWIDDIPARHEAIPVRNGDKVVAVLGRDTNLAATRAPSQLELAYLRSADDLCRMVADGSFPPRQPVLAEDTSLPRAGDGVIRLGPDGRVDYASPNAQSAYRRLGFSGDLQGMELGPLTHDLADDPLEGAEANERILAALAGASPDRMEVEAHSAVVLLRALPLRPDGENIGALVLACEVTEVRRRDRALLTKDATIREIHHRVKNNLQTVAALLRLQSRRVTSPDARVALQESVRRVSSIALVHETLSLSLDETVDFDSIVNKISAMVGEVAGTETTVRLRKEGTFGVLASPIATPLAMVVTELLQNALEHAYLPGQSGDVTLVAEREGETLRVQVLDSGRGLPEGFSLQASTRLGLQIVRTLVTSELGGSIELRPRPTGGTEAAVVVPFTNKAAQTEVEVL, from the coding sequence GTGTCCACCCTCCGCGAGCTGGTCAAGCAGCACTCCACGCTGACCGACGACGACATCGACCACCTGCACCGGCTGGCGGCCGACTGGCAGCTGCTGGCCGACCTGTCCTTCGCCGACCTGCTGCTGTGGGTCTCCACGACGGACGCCTACCTGGAGCCGGCGTACCTCTGCGTCGCGCACATCCGGCCGACCACCGGTCCCACCGCGTACCTGCACGACCAGGTCGGCCGGCTGCTGTCGGTGGAGGCCTCCGCGCATCTGGTGACCGCGGCGACCGCCGGCCGGATCTGGCGGGAGGGCGATCCGGAGTGGATCGACGACATCCCGGCCCGGCACGAGGCGATCCCGGTACGCAACGGCGACAAGGTCGTCGCGGTGCTCGGCCGCGACACCAACCTGGCCGCCACGCGCGCGCCCAGCCAGCTGGAGCTGGCCTACCTGCGCAGCGCCGACGACCTGTGCCGGATGGTCGCCGACGGCTCGTTCCCGCCGCGGCAGCCGGTGCTGGCCGAGGACACGTCCCTGCCACGCGCCGGCGACGGCGTGATCCGGCTCGGCCCGGACGGCCGGGTCGACTACGCCAGTCCCAACGCGCAGTCCGCGTATCGCCGGCTCGGCTTCTCCGGCGACCTGCAGGGGATGGAGCTCGGCCCGCTCACCCACGACCTCGCCGACGACCCGCTGGAAGGCGCTGAGGCCAACGAGCGCATCCTCGCCGCGCTGGCCGGCGCCTCACCCGACCGGATGGAGGTCGAGGCACACAGCGCCGTCGTGCTGCTGCGTGCGCTGCCGCTGCGGCCGGACGGCGAGAACATCGGCGCGCTCGTGCTGGCCTGTGAGGTCACCGAGGTACGCCGTCGCGACCGCGCCCTGCTGACCAAGGACGCGACCATCCGGGAGATCCACCACCGGGTGAAGAACAACCTGCAGACCGTCGCCGCGCTGCTGCGGCTGCAGTCCCGCCGGGTTACCTCGCCGGACGCGCGGGTGGCGCTGCAGGAGTCGGTACGCCGGGTGTCGTCGATCGCGTTGGTGCACGAGACGCTGTCGCTGTCGCTGGACGAGACCGTCGACTTCGACAGCATCGTCAACAAGATCTCCGCGATGGTCGGCGAGGTCGCCGGCACCGAGACGACCGTACGGCTGCGCAAGGAAGGCACCTTCGGCGTGCTCGCCTCGCCGATCGCGACACCGCTGGCGATGGTCGTGACCGAGTTGCTGCAAAACGCGCTCGAGCACGCGTATCTGCCCGGCCAGAGCGGCGACGTCACGCTGGTCGCCGAACGCGAGGGGGAGACGCTGCGGGTCCAGGTGCTGGACTCCGGCCGCGGCCTGCCGGAGGGGTTCAGCCTGCAGGCGTCCACCCGGCTGGGGCTGCAGATCGTCCGCACGCTGGTGACCAGTGAGCTCGGCGGGTCGATCGAACTGCGGCCGCGGCCGACCGGCGGCACCGAGGCCGCGGTCGTCGTGCCGTTCACCAACAAGGCGGCGCAGACCGAAGTCGAAGTTCTTTGA
- a CDS encoding WhiB family transcriptional regulator: MDWRHRALCRDEDPELFFPIGTSGPALLQVEEAKAVCRRCPVTEMCLEWALESGQDAGVWGGMSEDERRALKRRGARPRVHSA, translated from the coding sequence ATGGACTGGCGCCACCGCGCCCTCTGCCGTGACGAGGACCCCGAGCTTTTCTTCCCGATTGGCACCAGCGGTCCTGCGTTGCTGCAGGTCGAAGAAGCTAAAGCAGTGTGTCGGCGCTGCCCGGTGACCGAGATGTGCCTGGAGTGGGCATTGGAGTCCGGTCAGGACGCGGGTGTGTGGGGCGGCATGAGCGAGGACGAGAGGCGCGCGCTGAAGCGGCGCGGAGCCCGTCCCCGCGTGCACTCCGCCTGA